One Phalacrocorax aristotelis chromosome 11, bGulAri2.1, whole genome shotgun sequence DNA segment encodes these proteins:
- the HDX gene encoding highly divergent homeobox isoform X4 yields the protein MNLRSVFTVEQQRILQRYYENGMTNQSKNCFQLILQCAQETKLDFSVVRTWVGNKRRKMSSKSAVESGGTPPGTVPTTPSVPPEAAVRNVVNIARSQSQQSSWTSSNNDVIVTGIYSPASSSGRQGSTKQTNSSMAEIHKTSIPRLPGKSDTEFQQQHIPIGRQVPHCKNASLLVGEKTIILSRQTSVLNSANSIYSHTKKSYGGSSVQTAELVLPQKPMICHRPCKAEPVGCQRLQKPEHAALVSHVPTGQRANTRDPSCSTQNLEIREVFSLAVTDQPQRIVGGGATQKHCSGEGSCLSIAMETGDVVDEYAREEELASMGAQIQSYSRYCESSSSVRVENQSAALSGPGRNVSCSSQMVNARDVPDNILYHNRDYHLPARTSLHTTSSTLYNSANPSRSTFSPHFTSSSQLRLSQNQNNYQISGNLTVPWITGCSRKRALQDRTQFSDRDLATLKKYWDNGMTSLGSVCREKIEAVAAELNVDCEIVRTWIGNRRRKYRLMGIEVPPPRGGPADFSDQSEFVSKSALNPGEETATEVGDDNDRNDEVSICLSEGSSQEERNEALPNEEIGHKDDDQNPVSTDNVPAFSQIRRKERRKRREDPK from the exons atgaatCTGCGTTCTGTATTTACTGTAGAACAACAAAGGATATTACAGCGTTATTATGAAAATGGAATGACAAATCAAAGTAAAAATTGCTTTCAGCTCATATTACAGTGTGCACAAGAAACTAAACTGGACTTCAGTGTAGTCAGG ACGTGGGTTGGCAATAAACGAAGGAAGATGAGCAGCAAGAGTGCTGTAGAATCTGGAGGCACCCCCCCAGGGACTGTCCCTACTACTCCCTCAGTACCTCCAGAAGCAGCAGTTAGAAATGTGGTAAATATTGCTCGATCCCAAAGTCAGCAGTCTTCTTGGACCTCTTCTAATAACGATGTAATAGTTACTGGTATATACAGTCCTGCTAGCTCATCTGGTAGGCAAGGATCCACCAAACAGACAAATTCTTCAATGGCAGAAATACATAAAACCTCTATTCCACGACTACCAGGAAAAAGTGATACCGAGTTTCAACAGCAGCACATCCCCATAGGACGACAAGTACCACATTGTAAAAATGCTTCCCTATTAGTAGGGGAAAAGACTATTATTTTATCTAGGCAAACAAGTGTACTGAATTCTGCAAACTCCATATATAGTCACACTAAAAAAAGCTACGGTGGTTCTTCAGTCCAGACTGCGGAGTTGGTGTTACCTCAGAAACCGATGATATGCCACAGACCCTGTAAAGCTGAACCCGTGGGATGTCAAAGGTTACAAAAACCGGAACACGCAGCTCTGGTATCGCATGTGCCCACTGGACAAAGGGCTAACACCAGGGACCCTTCTTGTAGCACACAAAACCTGGAAATCCGTGAAGTGTTTTCTCTGGCGGTTACAGATCAACCTCAAAGAATTGTGGGAGGAGGTGCAACACAGAAGCATTGCTCGGGGGAAGGCAGCTGTCTGTCCATTGCGATGGAAACGGGAGACGTGGTTGATGAATACGCTAGGGAAGAAGAGCTAGCATCCATGGGAGCACAAATACAAAGCTATTCAAGATACTGTGAAAGCAGCAGTTCTGTTCGAGTAGAGAACCAAAGCGCAGCCTTGTCTGGGCCAGGAAGAAATGTGAGCTGTAGTTCACAGATGGTGAATGCCAGGGACGTGCCTGACAATATTCTGTATCATAACAGAGACTACCACTTGCCTGCACGGACCTCATTACATACAACATCCAGTACGTTATATAACAGTGCTAATCCATCAAGAAGTaccttttctcctcattttaCATCTTCAAGTCAACTGAGGCtgtcacaaaaccaaaataattacCAG ATTTCAGGAAACCTTACTGTGCCTTGGATTACAGGTTGTTCCAGGAAAAGAGCA TTACAGGACCGCACACAATTTAGTGACCGAGACTTAGCTACCCTAAAGAAATACTGGGACAATGGCATGACCAGCCTGGGCTCagtctgcagagagaaaattgaAGCTGTGGCTGCAGAATTAAATGTTGACTGTGAAATAGTGCGG aCTTGGATTGGGAATCGAAGACGGAAATATCGTTTAATGGGGATTGAGGTCCCACCCCCTAGAGGAGGTCCTGCTGATTTCTCTGATCAATCTGAATTTGTTTCTAAATCAGCACTTAATCCAGGAGAGGAAACTGCTACTGAAGTGGGGGATGATAATGATAGGAATGATGAAGTATCAATCTGCTTATCTGAAGGAAGCTCACAAG